In the Anastrepha obliqua isolate idAnaObli1 chromosome 1, idAnaObli1_1.0, whole genome shotgun sequence genome, one interval contains:
- the LOC129253204 gene encoding sodium-independent sulfate anion transporter-like, which yields MFKYKSEENSASTQFSGKYVSEVSLDIPLDGLYTGSNDCIIEEVRAKNQRGCCEITDDWLKTTASKIFRKKTLYKRLPILEWLPKYKKNDFVGDLVAGITIGLTVIPQGLAFAGITGLDLQYGLYSCFMGCFIYVIFGTSKDVPVGPTAIAALLTFQIAHGSLEKTILLTFLTGIIEVLMGIFQLGFLIDFVSGPVSAGFTSAASLIIFTSQLKDMLAVEAAGETLVHMWMSIVKDFHNISWNDAALGLSSVILLLSMRAMTFVTIGPKEGKTCWQRVLQKTIWLIGTSRNAVLVILVGLLGYELLHSGIDIFRMVGYVPQGLPELKMPAFSVTKYVNTTSGEIVTTHDNFIDMVRSLGTGLIVIPLVSLLETTTLIHTFADGKSCDANQELIAIGLCNVGTSLAQGFRGNGPLARGAVLNASGVRTQMSNLYAGIVVVFALLYLTPAFYYIPKAALAAIIVSATIFMLQYRVIKPMWRSKKSDLIPGLGAFIACIVLPIQIGILVGIGINIVFILYSAARPKLRMENLSTSNGIRYLMLTPDRCLIFPSVEFVRNVINKHGRTSTLPVVINCTYIYGADFTAAKVVSMLIKDFETRNQKLYFYNLQARVSQVFEGLNKGLIVIYDAEHLERELSGKDDNSKL from the exons ATGTTTAAATACAAATCAGAGGAGAATTCGGCGAGTACACAGTTTAGTGGCAAATATGTTTCGGAAGTGTCCTTGGATATACCACTAGATGGGTTATACACAGGTTCCAATGACTGCATTATCGAGGAAGTGCGTGCGAAAAATCAGCGAGGCTGTTGTGAAATCACCGATGATTGGCTAAAAACTACCGcatcaaaaatctttcgcaaaaAGACTCTCTACAAACGGTTACCCATTTTGGAGTGGTTacctaaatataagaaaaatgattttgttgGTGATTTGGTGGCTGGTATAACTATTGGTTTAACTGTGATACCTCAGGGCCTGGCTTTTGCAGGCATAACGGGCTTGGATTTGCAA TATGGGCTGTATAGCTGCTTCATGGGCTgctttatttatgtaattttcggTACCAGTAAGGATGTACCAGTTGGGCCCACTGCCATTGCTGCACTGCTCACATTTCAAATTGCCCATGGCAGCTTGGAAAAGACAATTCTACTCACCTTTCTTACTGGCATCATTGAAGTGCTGATGGGTATATTCCAGCTAGGTTTTCTCATAGACTTCGTATCAGGACCTGTCAGTGCGGGATTCACCAGCGCCGCTTCATTGATCATCTTTACCTCACAACTGAAAGATATGCTGGCCGTAGAGGCCGCTGGCGAAACCTTAGTACATATGTGGATGTCCATAGTAAAGGATTTTCATAACATAAGCTGGAATGATGCTGCGTTGGGTTTAAGTTCTGTGATTTTGTTACTTTCCATGCGTGCTATGACATTTGTCACCATCGGCCCAAAAGAAGGTAAAACATGTTGGCAACGAGTTTTGCAGAAAACGATTTGGTTGATTGGTACCTCCCGTAATGCAGTGCTTGTGATATTGGTCGGTCTGTTGGGTTATGAATTGCTCCATTCAGGCATCGATATCTTTCGCATGGTTGGTTATGTGCCGCAAGGATTGCCTGAGTTAAAGATGCCAGCATTCTCCGTGACCAAATACGTGAATACAACGAGCGGGGAAATTGTGACTACGCATGATAATTTCATCGATATGGTCCGCAGTTTAGGTACTGGTCTAATTGTCATACCGCTCGTTTCGCTACTGGAGACCACAACGCTGATACATACTTTTG CTGATGGCAAATCTTGTGATGCTAATCAAGAACTCATTGCTATTGGCCTTTGCAATGTGGGTACTTCCCTTGCGCAAGGCTTTCGCGGCAACGGCCCCTTGGCTCGTGGAGCTGTCTTGAACGCCAGTGGCGTTAGAACTCAAATGTCTAATTTATACGCGGGCATCGTTGTTGTCTTTGCCTTGCTTTATCTTACTCCTGCCTTCTATTACATTCCGAAAGCAGCTTTGGCGGCGATTATCGTTTCGGCAACGATATTTATGTTGCAGTATCGCGTAATCAAGCCCATGTGGCGCAGCAAAA AATCCGACCTCATTCCTGGACTTGGTGCCTTCATAGCATGTATTGTATTACCTATACAGATTGGCATATTGGTTGGCATTGGCAtcaatatcgtttttattttgtacagcGCAGCACGACCAAAACTACGTATGGAAAATTTGAGC ACATCAAATGGTATTAGATACCTAATGCTCACTCCAGATCGGTGCTTGATTTTTCCTTCAGTTGAATTCGTGCGCAACGTGATTAACAAGCATGGGCGCACATCGACACTTCCAGTGGTCATTAATTGCACTTATATTTACGGCGCCGACTTCACAGCGGCCAAAGTTGTTTCAATGCTAATCAAAGACTTCGAAACACGTAATCAAAAGCTCTACTTCTACAATCTTCAAGCACGAGTCTCACAGGTTTTCGAAGGTCTCAATAAGGGATTGATCGTTATATACGATGCTGAACATTTGGAAAGAGAGCTTTCAGGCAAAGACGATAATTCCAAGCTGTGA